The Buteo buteo chromosome 1, bButBut1.hap1.1, whole genome shotgun sequence sequence CCAGGTAAAGGGAACATAGGGCAATGAATGTACATTTAAAAGGCAAGTGTTTCTTCCCTTCTATGCGTGTTAGTCACCACAGATTTCTCCTTGCTAATTACCCTTGCATCTTCATAGCTTTTAGAGATTATATGCACACTAGACATCTAATAACTTCACAATTATCAGCAATTATGCCATCCGTAAGCAACACTCTGCAGTAGTAGCTACACACCACTGTAAGCATGTATCTATGAAATACACTTTCCAGGATTTTCTTCAGATGTCTTAGGCATCTCAGCAAATAATTGCATTAATGTACTATGTGAGGTagtaaaagcacacaaaaaagggaagaaatagaCCCCCTTAGAGATATCTAAAATATGGCTTGTGCAttttagcaattaaaaatgtcCCCCACCCCAATATAACATAAGGTGTATCTTACGGCCTTTATTCTTCAACTTGAGAAAACACTCTGCCTGTTGATTTCCAGGAGGATGTGCAGATGTTCCTGGAAGGATTCAAAATAACCCTCCTTCACCTGAAaaggtaggggaaaaaaagacacagctcTTTATTTCGGCActctctctctcactttctCAACACTGTAACCTGAACTGACAGTCTCAGACTGCTAAGGAGGACAGCACAGAACCAAAAGGAGGGATGTGAGGATCCCGTGTGTAGAACATGAGAGCTTGGAAGGGAGACGGTGTCAAGTAGGGTAATAACTAAGCCATAACTGTATCACTTTCAGCACTGTAATGTCACTGTGCTTCGCTAGCAAGAAAAATGGCCAAACCCAATGAAGATGGGAATAAAATTCACTTTGTTTCaaactgctgaggaaaaaatgtcaCACTATACAACAaacaagcacaagaaaaaaccTCCTCCCTTCACAACACAAAGATTCTTTAGATTACTTACTGCCAACAGTTTCACTTTTGCTGACACTGTTTTGTACAAGCGGCACACTGGGCTTTAGATCCAACTTTGCTGCTGTGTTCATAAATTCCAGTAAAAGATTCTTTCTGCAATAACTCCTTAGTCTCAAGCTGCAGGCTATCTAATGACTCGTCTCCCCTATTACAACCGCATGAGAGCTGAGGGCTAAGTCAGTATTCCATTACAAATGGTATCGCAAGGAGGATTGCACGCTCTTGAGAAAAAGGGAATGCAAGGGTTTCTGCACTGCTACTGGATAGGAGAGGGCACTACGAAGACGTTTTGCAGTAAAGATGCTAAAAATAAGGACTCACTTTTCTCctaacttttctattttaactgGGGGTGGGGCTCTCTCGAAATGTTATGTCGTTCCTGAGAGATGGGTATAGTAAAGaccatgctttatttttactgttcattTATACATGCAAAACACAGTTCTTCAAACTGCATTTACTGTGGTTTGGCTGCAAAATAACTATATAATGGACAGATACTGGCATATAGCCTCACTCAGTAAACTAGCCTGTTAATAGCTGTTagctgccttttgcttttcctctgcactTACAAACAGAACCTTCTGCCAATCACGTTTTAATTCCTCGTCCTTTAATAGACTGGTGAAGCCtgcacacagagaaatgaagagCAGTGGCTCAGCAGCATGCTACAAACCCACgatggaaaagcaaacagaccACAGAGGTCCAGATTTAATCCCTTTCTCATCTGATTTCCATCAGTAGTTACCTGGCATCACTTTCATTCTCATCCAATGTTACGCATTATGCCACAGATATCTATTATTATTCTCAGTGACTGTATATTAGAAGCTGTAACAATTAACCTATCCAATTAACCTACAGGTGGCTATATTCAAGCAAATAACAGTTTTAGATGTGTTTTCTGTTGCACAGCCTTGCTGGGGACTAGTGTTAACCATACACTTCACGTTGCCTTTAATTGCTGCTTAAATGGAGTCAAGCCATTCCTTTACacattgttttctattttggaaaagcttttgaaaaaacaattcCAAGCCTCTGCACAATCTGCAAACAGAGAGGGAAACCACGTCGCGTCTCTCACCCAGCCCTCCACTCCACTCATCAACTTGGATTACAGTCCCTGCATCCAGAAGAATGTGAATTCTGACTCGAGATACCTGGATCAGAAAATAAAGGTAAGACACGAGTGCTACAGTATATGGCTTCCTATGATGTTACACATTTTGATTTCTCCTGAGGATGGCATGGGACTTTATTGGTCAGATTCCCTTCCCCCACTGCCCCAGTGCGGAGTCTACTGACTTTTGTATTTAGCATTTACTCTTGAGTTTCTTTCACCTGAACACAAGCTGCTATGGGCAGTCACTGGGGGAGCAATGCAGCTAGCACACGGGCTGAAACTTGTTCTCTAAAACCAGCCTGCAAATATTACATCACATGCAAGGGGCTTTATATGTAGTAAACACTGCTTAGGATTTCCTTCCTGTGTCTCTGAAGCGCTGTGTACACGGGACTCACTCAACATCACCTTTTGCAGACTGCTGCTGTCCTTAGCTTATACTGTGGCAAAACTGATGGGTCATCTTAGGCTAGGCAATTTGCACAACTGTAGAACTGCACACTCACACAGCTAGAGCTTAActaaaacacatgcaaaaactGTTGTGAATCAGCTTCTCTTCCTTCAGGGTAACCATCCTGTACATCTTCCAGGTGCTGGAAAAACTGAGCGAAATTTTGCAGACAGATTCAATTACCGAGATCCAAAAATGGTTCGCAAGGGCAAGTAAAAAAGGTAACACGTGCATCTGTAtccctttctgaaaaacaggccCTCTTGTACATTCGCATAAACCCCTGAATTTCTCATAGACCTGAACTGGAGGGGGTTGCTGAGGTGGAAGGACTAGGATACAGTGAAGTGTGCTTGGCCCAGTTGTGGCTGTGCTAAGCAGTAAGGCGACAGTACACACAAATTAGTCACTCAGACCTCAGCGCACTCAGGTTTGGTGCAGGGTGGAAAAACGTGCTCTCCCAGTggagctctgggctgctgtgggctgggggggaggcagaaagcaaacataACATGTCTCTCTGATGTCCTTAAGCCCTTTGAAAATGAGGTAAGGGAACTCCTGAATTCCCCCCTAAACATCCAGATCAGCGAGTGGGAACTTTAATAACATTTCTACCTtcacttttcagagaaagaccTTGTGTCCAGTCTGATACATTCAGAGATGACTGATAAAGCTGTGCTGAATTCTAATGAAGCTACAGCAGAGAACATGAGTAGCCAGAGTCCAGTAAAGCCTCTCCCTACTCTTCAGAAGGCTCCAGGAGGGGAGATGAATCAGTCCAGGTAAAATCTGATGTGAGGTTGCTAGGATTAGGGATAAGCCAAACCTCAAACccagaaatttttgttttctcctcc is a genomic window containing:
- the LOC142032607 gene encoding uncharacterized protein C4orf17 homolog isoform X2, whose protein sequence is MPESAAGLNNAPVCLVRSNFSREYPSAGNKVILKQEAEQEHVLPRNATSNMSANCYLPKLEGFTRRQLGTPQSMTRGCADVPGRIQNNPPSPEKLLKKQFQASAQSANREGNHVASLTQPSTPLINLDYSPCIQKNVNSDSRYLDQKIKVLEKLSEILQTDSITEIQKWFARASKKEKDLVSSLIHSEMTDKAVLNSNEATAENMSSQSPVKPLPTLQKAPGGEMNQSRSSAKESGASRNVKQKREKECHLLSRLRNRGPGQADRLLPGKNSN
- the LOC142032607 gene encoding uncharacterized protein C4orf17 homolog isoform X1, whose translation is MWNYDRCYSQSSRSRERYYFSRNVPHPRMVCHMPGLNNAPVCLVRSNFSREYPSAGNKVILKQEAEQEHVLPRNATSNMSANCYLPKLEGFTRRQLGTPQSMTRGCADVPGRIQNNPPSPEKLLKKQFQASAQSANREGNHVASLTQPSTPLINLDYSPCIQKNVNSDSRYLDQKIKVLEKLSEILQTDSITEIQKWFARASKKEKDLVSSLIHSEMTDKAVLNSNEATAENMSSQSPVKPLPTLQKAPGGEMNQSRSSAKESGASRNVKQKREKECHLLSRLRNRGPGQADRLLPGKNSN